The genomic segment CGGCGGAGTCGTCGATGGCCTGGCGAGCCAACTTCCCGAACACGCTGAGAGCCGTCGAGAGCGCCGCGACGTGGTCTTTGCCGCAAGTAATGTCGAGCGGATACTCAGGGAGCTTCGAGCTACCGGCCGCGACGCGCACCGTGCCCAACACCCGACCGCCGAGTTGTGCGGCTCGTTCCGCGATGTCGTCGACATACGTCCCGACATCTTCGTGAATGTCGTCGAAGAGTTCGTGGAGCGCGATGAAGTTCGGTCCCTTCACGTTCCAATGCGCTTGCTTGGTTTGCGACTCTAAATCGAGCGCGTCGGCCAGTCGACTATTCAATAGCGCGACGGCCTTGGTGCGAATATCTTCGGGAAGGTCGTTCTTCGTGGGATG from the Planctomycetia bacterium genome contains:
- the dps gene encoding DNA starvation/stationary phase protection protein Dps — translated: MPLHPTKNDLPEDIRTKAVALLNSRLADALDLESQTKQAHWNVKGPNFIALHELFDDIHEDVGTYVDDIAERAAQLGGRVLGTVRVAAGSSKLPEYPLDITCGKDHVAALSTALSVFGKLARQAIDDSAGFNDADTADLFTGVSRGIDKWLWMVESHLQNS